The window TTTATGCAATTGACTGATTGAACTGCAAGCTGTGGTTAGACATTCAAACTGGAAACTGGATTCAATCTGATCCTCTATCAGTACATGACTGTTCGTCTTCGGGGACAGGCTTGCCATCTGAATAGCTTCAGCCACTGAACTCAGTTCAGAATCAAAGTAGTGTTTCCTATGATTTTCTATTCTCGAGTCTGATTGAGGAGTACAGATAACATTGCCACTGTCCAGTGAAACCATAGAAAATGGAGAGGTCTCACTGTCATGGCCATAGTGGAGTTTTCTTTCCTCTTCCAGAGTTACAGCCTCACAACAAGGCGTGGAATGCGGAGAAGACAAAACACCAACATGCTCATTTACGGGCTCCAGAACTTCATGAAAACTTGGAGAAGTTGAAGTACTCCTGCTAAAATGAGCAGTACTTTCCATGTTAGTATTTTCACATACATCTGAAGAAAATCCATGACGACCTGAGGTTGAAAATGGAGAATAAAGATTCACGGGACCTACAGAATTCTGTAAGCTATTATCAGAATGCTCCTTGTGATCCTCATCCCCTTCATCACACGGTGACAAAAGCCAATGCATTGAAGCTTCAGTAGGTAAAGGAACAACCGAAGCATCCAGATTGCCAACAACCCCTTTGCCAGTTCCATCAACATGACCATCACCTTCATCATCTGCGTTGTCGTCATCATCCTCAAAGCTGCCTAAAGCCTTCCCTTTACTGAAGCCCGAATCATTCTGTCCTACACTGAGAATTCCTTTAGCTCTGCACTTCCTCTTGTCAGTGATCCCTGAAAGGACATGACCAGCAGAATAACAAGCAAGCTTGCTCGTGGACACCACAGATGATCCGCATTGTATCTCTGGAGATACGGAGGCCTGAACTGGTGGGGTTCTACTATTAGATTTGTCAGAATTCTCGAGCACATCCTCAGCCTTATCAGCCTTGGAGTCCAAACCCAACCCAGTCGGTATCTTACTCAAAGGAGTAAAATTTCCATCAATACCATCTGATTTGAGCTCAGTGGGCTGACCTGCATTGCCCACCACCCTTACAATACTACCTTCCACCTCAGACCCAGATTCTAACTTACTCAGGGAAtttccatttgattttgaaactGAACAAGTTTTCGACTTTGGTCCACTTCTAGAAGAATTGTTCGtagatttacttgcatttcGTGAGGTGGGTTTCTCCGGGTTTTCCAAAGCATTGAATTTGGAGCGGTTATCCTTGGATTTTGATGGTCTTGTAGGCCTTACAGCAGGAGCTGATTTAGGGGTTTTGGAGAGAGTTTTAGGTGTGTAAAGAGGGGTTTTTGAATTACAGGAAGAAGAATGAGAGAGAAGGAACCTGAGGCAACCTCGCGGGGCTTCGACGGAGATTGAAGAAGAAGCGTCGCTGCCAGTGTTGCTAGTGCCAACGGTGACGGCATTGAGATCCCGTAGTGGATTTCGACGGCTCTGCTccttttgcttcttcttcttgttcgcCGTCGCCAGTGGCGGTGCCGGAGAGGCTTTCTTGGCGAGCTTTGACGACAACGATCGGTTCATAGCCTGTGGTGTGGAGGCCGTCACTCAGCAGATCTGAAACCGAACcaaatgatttgaaaatctGACAGAGGTAGGGACAAGGGAGGGAGGGTGAGGCAGTAAAGGGCAGAGATTTTTCAGAGACCGAGGAGGGAGGGTAAAGCCGCAAAGGGGAGTGTAAGTTTGTAACGGTCTGATCCTAAAGGCACAGGtgtgaaaaaaatttaaaccattGACATTAGTGCACCGTGTTTCCCGTACTCCGAATATTTTCTTTGTAAAGGAAAAGGTCATCTTCGTTTGACCAACATGCCCATTTATTACTCACATATTTTCTGAAATGCCATCAATTCGCAGAGTGGGGCCGAGCGGTGCTTCCTAGCGTATGACCCACGCCGATAGCGGTCAGCTTGTCAATATAACGTGTAAAATAAAATACGGCGGTGCGAGCAGCTTTCAGGCCTCTGCAGAGCGGAGAGCACGAACTTGGAAAGAAAGAATTAACGTGCAATTCGAATTGAATCATCCCAATTCCCCACCTTTTTAATTGGTTCTCGTACaatcaatccaatccaatccagaAAGTGGTTTCCTTTGACTGTTGGATTGATCCAGACTTTCAGTTTCAGCATCAGCATGGCAGAGGGGGCAGAGAGGGAAGCCAAGAAGATCATCATTGACACCGACCCTGGTATCGGTGAGTTGGGATGCcatcaatttcttttcttttctgtatgTTTGATTAATCTGTGTTTTATGGGGGAGGGGATCAGAAAGTCAAGGGAGGATTCTGAATTTGTGTTTTTATGCCGTCTGTGCATGCAGATGATGCCATGGCCATATTTGTGGCGTTACAGTCCCCGGAAGTGCAAGTGATTGGAATTACTACTATTTATGGAAATGTTTATACCACTCTCGCCACGAGAAATGCCTTGCATTTGGTAATCTTACAACATCtgctttttctttctatctcgCTTTGCATTAGGCATTTTGTCGGCTGTCTTGGTTGCTTACTTGTACTTCGGGTTTAGTTGGAGGTTGCAGGGAGAACCGATATTCCGGTGGCTGAAGGATCTCACGTCACAATAACTGTATGTTCTCAACCCGTAGTTCAACTTCTTGTCTTCCCCCTGTTGTTTTCTGCCTTGAGCTGTTTTCGGTTTTGTAGTGTCTTCATTTCTCATCGCATTTGTTTACTGCACGCCTGTGCGATACAAGTTTAAACCAGTAGACTATAGTGATCATACTTTTATTAACTCTTAAGAAATTTCTTCTCTATTTCTGTCGGTATCTGTTTTTCACCTTATTTCTTACATCAAAATAACTTAGCAACAAAACCTTAATTAGCAAACCTACATGATAGCAGCTAAAGTAGTTTCGTAGGAACCTCTTGTTGCCCACTATATCTTTTGCTCATGTAGTTTTGATGGCCATGTTCTTGCATATATTGACAGGCTACTGTATGTAAAGATTCATAACTCATCAATTATTTCATCTTTTTCCACGAAAAGAAAGGTACAAAACTTCGTATTGCTGATTTTGTTCATGGTGTGGATGGACTTGGCAACCAAAATTTCCCCCCACCAAAAGGAAAGCCAATTGAACAGTCGGCAGCAGCTTTTCTGGTTGAACAAGCAAGCCTTTACCCTGGAAAGGTCACTGTGGTAGCATTGGGCCCTCTTACAAATATTGCTCTGGTCAGATTCTTGATACGTTGCATGGTTTTCGATTTtcaaaattattcttaatcGTTTGTAATACAGTGTATCCCTTAATGTAGGCTACTCAACTAGACCCTGCATTTGCAAAGAACATTGGCCAGATTATTCTTCTTGGTGGTGCTTTTGCAGTCAATGGGAATGTAAATCCAGCAGCAGAGGCCAATGTAAGTTGCTTAAACTATTTGTATCTAAGATTCGAATTTTTAAAGACTTCAACTTGAGTTTCTGCAACCCGCTTTACATTCGGAAACCAGATATTTGGGGATCCAGATGCTGCAGATATGGTATTTACATGTGGAGCAGATATTTTGGCTATGGGGATTAATGTGACCCATCAAGTTGTCTTGACAGGTACTACGTTGCGAAATTTCTAGTCCTTCTAACAAGTATACTTCAGATTTGTGATTTCTAGCGC of the Pyrus communis chromosome 1, drPyrComm1.1, whole genome shotgun sequence genome contains:
- the LOC137717042 gene encoding uncharacterized protein, encoding MNRSLSSKLAKKASPAPPLATANKKKKQKEQSRRNPLRDLNAVTVGTSNTGSDASSSISVEAPRGCLRFLLSHSSSCNSKTPLYTPKTLSKTPKSAPAVRPTRPSKSKDNRSKFNALENPEKPTSRNASKSTNNSSRSGPKSKTCSVSKSNGNSLSKLESGSEVEGSIVRVVGNAGQPTELKSDGIDGNFTPLSKIPTGLGLDSKADKAEDVLENSDKSNSRTPPVQASVSPEIQCGSSVVSTSKLACYSAGHVLSGITDKRKCRAKGILSVGQNDSGFSKGKALGSFEDDDDNADDEGDGHVDGTGKGVVGNLDASVVPLPTEASMHWLLSPCDEGDEDHKEHSDNSLQNSVGPVNLYSPFSTSGRHGFSSDVCENTNMESTAHFSRSTSTSPSFHEVLEPVNEHVGVLSSPHSTPCCEAVTLEEERKLHYGHDSETSPFSMVSLDSGNVICTPQSDSRIENHRKHYFDSELSSVAEAIQMASLSPKTNSHVLIEDQIESSFQFECLTTACSSISQLHKVLDDRASWLSNSTLENISQSEMRISWREGLMRRIYDMDEDDCCRCLSDEEKDINGCGKDPLKKDEASQSPELNVQVGEEDENVTYKLWTAEVLDDEGGGICPKSSSRMCATAESISTDGGGGLLTSGDSDWSQCYKNELFNA
- the LOC137734433 gene encoding probable uridine nucleosidase 2; the encoded protein is MAEGAEREAKKIIIDTDPGIDDAMAIFVALQSPEVQVIGITTIYGNVYTTLATRNALHLLEVAGRTDIPVAEGSHVTITKGTKLRIADFVHGVDGLGNQNFPPPKGKPIEQSAAAFLVEQASLYPGKVTVVALGPLTNIALATQLDPAFAKNIGQIILLGGAFAVNGNVNPAAEANIFGDPDAADMVFTCGADILAMGINVTHQVVLTDADRETLAMSNGKFAQYLCKILDVYFSYHHDAYSTKGVYLHDPAVLVAAVNPSLFTYMEGVVRVQTDGITRGLTILYNKQKRFGEVTEWCDKPTVKVAVTVDAPTVVKLVMERLIES